Proteins from a single region of bacterium:
- a CDS encoding PEP-CTERM/exosortase system-associated acyltransferase has product MDTASLAEHFHQFFNLNLASTDALLADVQRLRYRVYCEEFGYEDKSRFPDRRERDDYDGIATHALITHKATGRAVASVRLIPATAAKLLPFEKNCARSYDENLVAAMPRSTMCEISRLSVDPFFRRRPGEATSLFGNYQNIDLSPKERRLLPFIGISLLLAGTALTFLTDRRNIFALMEPFLPRAMVPIGIEFLQIGRTIEYHGTRALYHVRSESVYEKMKPELKELFFSLYNDLKPHFRAAAAETLFGTLGMQAP; this is encoded by the coding sequence GTGGATACGGCCTCGCTTGCGGAGCATTTTCACCAGTTCTTCAACCTGAACCTGGCCTCGACCGACGCCCTCCTCGCGGATGTCCAGCGGCTCCGGTACCGCGTCTATTGCGAAGAGTTCGGCTACGAGGACAAGTCGCGCTTTCCCGACAGGCGCGAACGGGACGACTACGACGGCATCGCCACCCACGCCCTGATCACGCACAAGGCCACCGGAAGGGCCGTCGCGAGCGTGAGACTCATCCCCGCCACCGCGGCGAAACTCCTGCCCTTCGAGAAGAATTGCGCCCGGAGTTACGACGAAAACCTCGTCGCCGCCATGCCGCGGTCGACGATGTGCGAAATCAGCCGTCTTTCCGTGGACCCGTTCTTCCGCCGGCGGCCCGGCGAGGCCACGTCCCTCTTCGGAAATTATCAGAACATCGACCTGTCCCCCAAGGAGAGGCGACTCCTGCCGTTCATCGGCATCTCCCTCCTGCTGGCCGGCACGGCGCTCACCTTCCTGACGGACCGGAGAAACATCTTCGCGCTGATGGAACCGTTCCTCCCGAGGGCGATGGTGCCGATCGGCATCGAGTTTCTTCAGATCGGACGGACCATCGAATATCACGGCACGCGCGCCCTCTACCATGTGCGGAGCGAATCGGTTTACGAGAAGATGAAACCCGAGCTCAAGGAGCTGTTCTTTTCCCTCTACAACGACCTCAAACCCCACTTCAGGGCGGCGGCGGCGGAGACCCTGTTCGGCACCCTCGGGATGCAAGCCCCATGA